From the Streptomyces sp. Sge12 genome, the window CAGGTCGACGAAGCCGAGGAGCCTGGTCGGGCACGGCAGCGGCGGTCCGGATGCGGGCGGATCCGGGGGCGGGGTGAAGAAGGCGGCCGGGTCGAACGTGCCGCTCTTGAACTTCACCAGGTCGCCACCGATCAGACCGGTGGCGCTCGACAGTCCCGTGACCTTGAGGTCCAGCTTGGCGATCCCGCCGGACGCGGTGACGGGCGGGGCGACGGGGACCGGTGTCTTCAGCTGTGCGTAGACCTGCCGGCTGGCTGTCAGACCGTGCTGTACGTACGTCTTGTCGAGCAGCAGGGTGTGGACGGCAGCCCTGGCCGCAACGTCCTCCCGTACCGCATCGTCCTCCTCTGCCGCATCGTCCTCCCGTACCGCATCGACCTTCCGTGCCGCGCCGTCGTCCCCCGTCGCGCCGCGCTCGGCGACGGAGTCCAGGGAGGGGATCCGCGCGTCCACCGAGAGCAGCTCGGGGAGCGCCGCGAGCCGCCCGGCCTTCTCCAGGTCCGCCTGGGAGGCGCTCGACCGCACCGCTCCGATGCGCAGGACCGCGACGTCCACCGTGGTCGATTCAGGATCCGCTCCGGTCGCGGGCGCCAGTTCCAGGCGGCCGGCGGCCGGCAGGTCGGTCTTCTCCGCCTGAGTGTTGAACGCGGCCAGAGCCGCGGACAAGTCGCCGTGGGCCCTGTCCCCGTTCACGAACACCAGCGGCGCTGTGAAGGCGACGAGGTGCCCCCGCAGGTCTTCGGCCGTCAGGCTGAACCGCAGCCGTCCGTCGGCCGCCCCGGGGCCCCGTACCCAGAACCCGACGTCCGTCAGGGGATCGGTGGCGTCGATGACGTCGGCGCTCAGCGGCCCGTTGAGCCGTACCCGCACGAACGGGAAGCCGCGGCGCCCGTTGGGGAGAGCTGCGACGTCCTGGTACGTGACGTCGGGTTGCAGCACGGTCAGGACGCTGGTGCGGACGAGACCATGATCGAGCCGCCGCTCGGTCTGCGTGGTGATCAGCGCGGGGAAGCCGAAGGGCAGGAGGTAGCCGCGCTTGAGCACGTTCACCGTGCTGTCCCGGCCGCCGACGGACTCGTGGCGGTACATGATCACGGTGGTGCTCGCCAGGCCCAGCCAGTTGCCCGTCAGGTCGACGTTCGCACCGAGCGGGCTGAACGTCAGGTCCTGGGCCAGCGCGGGCCGCCCTGCCATCGACGCTCCGATGGCACGGCGGTCACCCGCGGAGAGGGAGCTCATGAACCCTTCGGTGTCGTTGACGACCTCGGCCGGCTTGACCGGCACCGGCAGCCGGGACGGGGTCCCGGGAGGGCCGGACGCGGCGGGCGGGAGGGCGAGGCGCGTGTGCCAGATTCCGACCGCACCGGTCGGGCCGGTGACCGGCTCGGTCGCGTGCAGCCACACCACTTGTGCGGGGGTCTCCGGAGTCAGCCCGAGGCCCCATACGCACTCCAGACGTGCCGAGTCCGTCGCCAGTCCTGCCCAGTTCAGCAGCCCTGCGGCGGTGAACGGGATCGACGCACCGGGCGGCACTCTGAACGAGAGGTCGCTCAGGGCGGCGAACCACGCCTGCTTGACTGCGGTCGACGGGCTTGCCGACGGGGTGGCCTCCTCCAGCGTCGCCTGTGGCGGCATCCGGACGTGGAGGAAGCCCGGCTGGGTGGCGGACTTCGTCACCAGGCGCTGCTGCGCACCCAAACCGGTGCGCAGCAGGTCCCCGAAACGAAACTCGAGCATGAGCATGTCCTCGCGGCGCAGCAGCGTCACGACGATGCCACCCATGTCCATGTCTCGGGTCAGCCCGGCGGCATCCAACTCCTCGACCGTCTGGAACCCGGACGGGCCGAGGCCCACGCCCGGTCCCGACTCGGGCGGCGGTTGATCAGGGTTTTCATACGGGTTCATGTCCGCTCCCCTCGGAAGTGCGCGGGGGCGCGGCGCGGCGGACGCGCACCGCACGCCACGGATGTTTTGCACGTTAGGCGGGGGCCGTCACTCCCGCGTCATCGCCTCCGTCACCGGTGCGGCCGCCGTCGGCGGGCAGGCATACCGCAGAACGGCGTCGTCCCGGATCGGAGTTTCGGGCCCGAACGGCGGAACTGAGCCTGCTGGGGCAGTTGCGGGACACGGCCCGCAGGCGTGACCGTGGTGGGGCGTCGAGTTCGGGCTAGCTGTACAGGTCCTCGGCTCCGGTTATGTCGTCCTGGGTCAGCTTCCGGCGCAAGGTGTTCGAACTGAGGGTAGAGAACATCACCGCGTTGGGCTCGGTGGAGTGTTCCAGGCCGATGATGTGTCCGATCTCATGCAGGGCAACCGACTCCACGTCGTGAGCGCCGGGCTGCGCGCCTATGGCCCAGAATTGTTCTCCGTTGTCGAAGTGCAACGGCTGAGGCAATCCGGGATCCAACAACTCACAATCGGGCGGGAAGTCGGCATGCGCCACCGTCTTGCCCGTCATGTCGTAGTCCGGATCTCTCGTGGGGCGCCACCCGACCATGATGTCCGGGCTGTCCGTCGGGTGAACCTCGTAGAAGCTCGGGGGGGTGTGGATCTCCCAGGTCTCGAATGCGCTGCGAACCGCCACGAACTCGCTGTCCCCGGGAGTGTCCGAGGTTCCCGAGTCGAAGGCGTACGTCAGATCGGTTCGATCCCAGGGGCAGTTCTTGTCCCACTCGATCCCCAGAGGGTCGGGCATGGCGCACCTGGCAGTGGTCATCTGGGCACGTGTCGCTTCGTCGAACTCGTACGTGATCCGTATGGCATGTTGCTGCTGGTACCTGCCGAGGGCCGACGAAACTTCGTCGGTGAGCACGCCGCGACAGGTGTGGTCCTGGCGAAGGTAGCCGAACAGCTGCAGAAAGCTTTCGACCCTCTTGAAAGCCGGGATCTTTTCTCCGTTCCTGACGGTGTCGACCAGTGCGATACCGAAGAACGCTTCTCCTGGAGTTCCGTTCATTGATGCCGCCCCATATATGAGAGCAAATGCTGACGGCCGCACCTCAGCGGCCTTGCGGCTGCTGTACGACCAACGGCGGCAGCACGCGAGGGGTGTGCTGCGTTCCTCGTGATTGCAGAAACGAGGAGTAGGCGGAGTCTCTGCTGTCCAGGCTACTGCGTCTCGGGACTCGGGCGTCCAGTGAGTCTGTCCGCTCGGATGCGCTCCCGCGGCCGCCGAGTTGGGCACAGGACATGCCAGGGCTGCGGCCCGTCATCCCGCCGAGCCGGCTTCGGGGGCCGCCGATGCGGTGAGTGCCGAGCAACGCGCGTCACCGCGTCGTCATCGCGTCGTCATCGTCCCGGCGGCTCCCGTGAGCAGGCGTGGGCCGCCTCTGCCGTACCTCTCCTGGACCGGCTCATCGGGGAACGCCGAGCCGGAAGAGTGGAGTTGCGGGCTCAGGACACGGAACTGAGACTGATTTGTATACGCCCCGGCACGGTCTTGCGCCATGTTCTGCATCGCCGACGAGACCACGATCGGCACCGGCCGAAGGAACGGCATCTTCCATGACGGAATGCTGCTCGAGATCTGGTCGCCCAGGAAAGCAAGGCGAGGACAAGCAGGTCGTCGGGCCAAGCTGACGATGTGGGCCGAGGATGTGACGGGCCGGAAGGCAGCCCTTGGACGATCTCTTGCAGGTTGAGAGAGGAAGGAGTCGTTTTCACGTCGCAGCACCAGCACGAGAAGGAGGAATGAGATGTCTCATCAAAGATCCATGATTGCCCTGGCTTGTGCGTGCGGTATCGCTCTGGGGGCCGTGGGTGTTCCGACAGCTGCACATGCGGACCCCCCGGCAGCCTGCGATCCAGGCGCCAAAGTGTGCTACTTCCACTACATCGAACCTGACGGGACGAAGCACAATGTTCTCAGGCCGTGGAGAAGCTCCTGCTACAACATGACCTACGGGGCAGTAGCCGGCCAGAATCGGACCAATACGAGGATCTACCTCTACAAAGGAGACTGCCAGGACTCCGGATATGCGGCCGCATACATCGACAAGGGCCTGTCCTGGAACGACCCGAAGCACATCTACTACTCCTTCGTCGTGCCTGAC encodes:
- a CDS encoding matrixin family metalloprotease, translating into MNGTPGEAFFGIALVDTVRNGEKIPAFKRVESFLQLFGYLRQDHTCRGVLTDEVSSALGRYQQQHAIRITYEFDEATRAQMTTARCAMPDPLGIEWDKNCPWDRTDLTYAFDSGTSDTPGDSEFVAVRSAFETWEIHTPPSFYEVHPTDSPDIMVGWRPTRDPDYDMTGKTVAHADFPPDCELLDPGLPQPLHFDNGEQFWAIGAQPGAHDVESVALHEIGHIIGLEHSTEPNAVMFSTLSSNTLRRKLTQDDITGAEDLYS